TGCTGGTGGATGAAAAACTAAACATAACCAGAGATCTTCTGGTAGACCAGAGTTACAGTTTTCCAACAGGCAATTCCGGGACGACTAAAACCTTAAAGGTGATTGTCGGCAAACGCGAATATATTTCCGATGAGATCAGCAGGTCAACTTTTATACCCAGCACTTTTGAACTCGATCAAAATTTCCCTAATCCTTTTAATCCAGCGACATCAATTCGCTACGGGTTACCGGAAGCTGCAAACGTAACCATCAAAGTTTTTGATCTTTTAGGAAAAGAAGTCGTAACTTTGTTGTCCGCTGAGCAAAGGGAAGCCGGATATCATGTTATCTCCTGGGGCGGCCGCGACCGGGATGGTTCCTCCGTTGCCAGCGGTCTGTATTTCTATCAAATTATCTCCGGAAAATTTGTGCAAACCCGTAAAATGCTTTTGGTGAAATAAAGATAAAAATTGGAGCATCAAATATGGAAATGGTCAAAAAAAGTTTCCTCTTTCTTCTGTTAATTTTTATGCCAATTTCACAATTAGTTGCTCAACAGGAAGTCGGCGAGCCGGCGCTCAGGTCTATTGATCCCGAAGAAATAGTAAGTAAGCATAAACAGGGCTATGAGAAAACAGCCCCGGCAATCGTGAAAATTGTTTCAGATGGCGGGAGAAAAATGGCGGCCGGCGTCATACTTGGCGTTAGTGAGGATGGCGATGGTTATGTTCTGACTTCCTTTGGTGCGGTAGCCGGGCTGAATAAAGTTGCTGTTATTCTGATGAACCACCCCGACGCCCTTCTAGGCCGCATCGTTGACAAATGGATTGACTTTGATTTAGATTTGGCTATCATCAGCATTAGAAATTTTCCTGACGCGCAACGTGTGGTGTCAATTCAAAATTCAAAATCTGCCAAGCTTGAAGAGATATATTTGCTGATCGCGCATACTGACACCGGCGATTGGCTGCCCATTGAGGTGAATTTGGCGAATTTTGATGACACAAAATTTGCGTTAAGTTTACCCAGTGAATCAGGGATGGAAGGCGCTCCTATCGTTACAAAGAAAGGAGATATGATTGGAGTTTTCTCAAGCCTTAAAGCGAACAGCTTATCATTGGCAATTAGAACCAATGCCATAAAACCGCTTATTAATGAATGGTTTAACTCAGTTAAATTAGCACAAAAATGGGAAGAGAAGCGCACCGGTATCGCGACCTGGATCTGGGCTGTCGGGGGGAGCGTTATTGGCGGTACTATTGTGACTGCAATTGCGATTTCAGGGGGAGGCAATGGACCGAGACCGGGTTTGCCGCGCGCGCCCAACCCTCCGCCTATTCCTGAAAAACAGCGGTAAATGGCTATTCGTTCATCAAGCTGCTAAACTTGTTACTTGGGTCCTCTGTAATTCGCCCATGGATGGGCC
This genomic interval from candidate division KSB1 bacterium contains the following:
- a CDS encoding trypsin-like peptidase domain-containing protein, producing MEMVKKSFLFLLLIFMPISQLVAQQEVGEPALRSIDPEEIVSKHKQGYEKTAPAIVKIVSDGGRKMAAGVILGVSEDGDGYVLTSFGAVAGLNKVAVILMNHPDALLGRIVDKWIDFDLDLAIISIRNFPDAQRVVSIQNSKSAKLEEIYLLIAHTDTGDWLPIEVNLANFDDTKFALSLPSESGMEGAPIVTKKGDMIGVFSSLKANSLSLAIRTNAIKPLINEWFNSVKLAQKWEEKRTGIATWIWAVGGSVIGGTIVTAIAISGGGNGPRPGLPRAPNPPPIPEKQR